A single region of the Brachypodium distachyon strain Bd21 chromosome 3, Brachypodium_distachyon_v3.0, whole genome shotgun sequence genome encodes:
- the LOC100837490 gene encoding alpha-humulene synthase: MAPGMAAAGVVNGQETMIQADNKSRTVVAAGEAVVVTCDKFAPSVWGDFFVTYIPPATISQRSEEWMRERAEQLKGKLRQVFEASKEAMTVADALTYVDTLERLGLDNHFPEEIGAALSRVRTESDDGSADSLHFVALRFRLLRQHGFWVSADVFDRFRDDQGSFSKSLSSDPRGLLSLYNAAHMAAPGEVALDDAIAFAKGHLIEAIKEGKLVRSPILAEQISRALDIALPRFTRRLETMHYIGEYEQEAAAHDDTLLELARLNFNLVRSLHLKELKALCLWWRDLYDTVKLPYARDRMVEIYFWTCGMLHEEEYSTARMLFAKTFGMVSLLDDTFDVHATLEECHKLNQAMQRWEESEVSILPEYLHMLYIKTLSNFKEFEDALEPSHKYRMSYAKKAYKLSSEYYLREAILSSERYRPSFKEHEEISIMTSGLPMLTLVTLMGYGDVATREVFEWVSHVPEMVRAGSQVTRFLNDISSYRLGKHKKDMPSAVECYMMEEGSTGDEAVEAVAALLENRWRVLNQVNMEIDRTLSPAAQVVVNMARTNEIIYLKGRDAYTFGGDLQDLVTTLFLKPVPL; the protein is encoded by the exons ATGGCCCCAGgcatggctgctgctggtgttgtGAACGGCCAGGAGACGATGATCCAAGCCGATAACAAGAGCAGAACtgtggtcgccgccggtgaagCCGTCGTCGTTACTTGCGACAAGTTTGCGCCCTCCGTGTGGGGAGACTTCTTCGTCACCTACATCCCTCCTGCTACTATCTCACAG AGATCGGAGGAGTGGATGAGGGAACGGGCGGAGCAGCTCAAGGGGAAACTACGGCAGGTGTTCGAGGCGAGCAAGGAGGCCATGACCGTAGCCGACGCGCTAACATATGTGGACACGCTCGAACGCCTGGGCTTAGACAACCACTTCCCCGAGGAGATTGGAGCGGCATTAAGCCGCGTCCGGACGGAATCTGACGACGGCTCGGCTGACAGCCTACACTTCGTCGCCCTTCGGTTCCGCCTGCTTCGGCAGCATGGCTTCTGGGTATCTGCAG ATGTATTCGACAGATTCAGAGACGACCAAGGCAGCTTCAGCAAGAGCCTCAGCAGTGACCCGAGGGGCCTGCTGAGCTTGTACAACGCGGCTCACATGGCGGCGCCAGGCGAGGTGGCCCTCGACGACGCCATCGCCTTCGCAAAGGGTCACCTGATCGAGGCCATCAAAGAAGGCAAGCTGGTTAGGTCCCCAATATTAGCCGAGCAGATCTCCCGGGCCCTCGACATTGCGCTCCCACGGTTCACTCGGCGGCTTGAGACCATGCACTACATTGGCGAGTAtgagcaggaggcggcggcacacGACGACACGTTGCTCGAGCTTGCTAGGCTCAACTTTAATCTCGTCAGATCCCTTCACCTCAAGGAGCTCAAGGCACTCTGTTT ATGGTGGAGGGACCTATACGACACCGTGAAGCTACCGTACGCTCGGGACCGGATGGTGGAGATCTACTTTTGGACCTGCGGGATGCTCCATGAGGAGGAGTACTCCACCGCGCGGATGCTCTTCGCCAAGACGTTTGGAATGGTGTCTCTTCTGGACGACACTTTTGATGTCCATGCCACTCTGGAGGAGTGCCACAAGCTCAATCAAGCTATGCAGAG GTGGGAAGAAAGTGAGGTTTCTATTCTACCGGAGTATCTTCACATGTTGTACATCAAAACGCTTAGCAACTTCAAGGAGTTCGAGGACGCTTTGGAACCTAGCCACAAGTACCGCATGTCTTACGCCAAAAAAGCG TACAAGCTGTCATCTGAATATTACCTCCGCGAGGCCATCCTGTCGAGCGAGAGATACCGGCCGAGCTTCAAGGAACACGAGGAGATATCCATCATGACGTCAGGCCTGCCGATGCTTACCCTGGTGACTCTGATGGGCTATGGCGACGTGGCAACCCGAGAGGTGTTTGAGTGGGTAAGCCACGTTCCTGAAATGGTCCGTGCTGGTTCCCAGGTCACCCGCTTCCTCAACGACATCTCTTCCTACAGG CTGGGAAAGCACAAGAAGGATATGCCTAGCGCGGTGGAGTGCTACATGATGGAGGAGGGGTCGACAGGGGACGAGGCTGTGGAGGCGGTTGCGGCGCTCCTGGAGAACAGGTGGAGGGTGTTGAACCAGGTGAACATGGAGATCGACCGCACgctctcgccggcggcgcaggtGGTGGTGAACATGGCGAGGACCAATGAGATCATCTACCTCAAGGGCAGGGATGCCTACACCTTCGGTGGCGATCTCCAGGACCTCGTCACCACGCTATTCCTTAAGCCGGTTCCCCTTTAG